The genomic window TGGGAGACCCTGGTCCCTGCTGTCCTGTCTGCAAACTCTGTCTGTGAGGATAATTCAGCATGCAGGTTGTCAGTGAATCTCTTAAGTGCTTGATCAGCCTTGGGGTCAGGAATGATAGGAAAGACCCCCAAAATGGTCAAAGAACACTGTTGAGGCACAGTCATGTTCAGTGTTTGCAGTAGTAAGCAAGGAGCAAGAAGTGCAGCTGACCCAAAGTCCCGTGTTTGTGAGTGTTAATTGTTAGAGCTGCCAAATGAGCCTGAGCACAGAGGCAACTGGCACCATTTGGTGATGGAAATGTAGTGAACAGCAGCAGGGTTTGCCAGCTGGCTGGTTTCTGGTGGCCATGGGCAGGCTGCAGGCACACACCAGCCCCTCTTTAGTCACTGAGCTATCTCATGGCCCTGGTTGTACTCCCTGTTTTAGAGACTTCCAGACTTCCCTGAGCACACCCTTGCTGCTGCAGACCCCCTGATGGGTGCAAGGTGGGACTCACTTCCTAGTGCACACAGAGCCTGAAAGCTCTTACAAAACACTGCAGCCCCTGTGGAATACCTACCCAGGCTGACACACCTCTGACTGCTGGTAATTGCACCAAGCACAGCAGGAGGATGACTGTGGAGTGCTGGTCTCAGACCTTCCCTGCCAACATGGTGCAGGCTCTGCTGTCTTTAGCCCTTGTCCCTTGAAACTCAGCTGCAGCCGAGGCAAGTCCCTAATATCTGCTGATGTCATTGCACTGATGTAGCTGTCAGCAGGTAGAAGGCCAGGCAGGGAAAGCACATGGCCTACAGTGCATCTTCTCTGCCAGCAATCTCAGGCAGTTTGCCTTGTTTGTCAGTCATGGGTCTTTGCAATGCAACCCCAGAAACGGAAGATTTATCTGATTAACATGTGAGTTTCTAGCTTGGACTGCAAAGCGTGGCTATCAACATTTTTGTGGGTTGCTTTTGTGGCTgtttactattaaaaataatcaataaaaGGTGTGTAGAGCTTCTAGGAAAATGTGGTGTCTCCCGAGATGATTTGCTTCTTGCCTTGCAATGTTTCTTGCTCCATGTCTCCGGACAGTGCTCCCTCAGgactgctgtgctctggagcaGATGGACTGTGGCTAGATCTGAACAAGTAGGTTATAATGGCAGGGGTTATAATGGCAATTCCCATTTTCATGGCCTTCTTACGACTTGAGTCTTTCTGTGAAGTCCATGCAAGAGAGGCTGATCCCAGACCACCTACCAGCTATTTGGGCACAAGTCAGTGGTTTCTTTCTCACGTCCAAGACTCTCAATTAAGCAGTgacaaaaagtagaaaattgtcaaacctgcagccacagagaCCTGACTGTACCAGAACTGAAAGGAGCACATCTGTCATTGAGGGTTGTTGTCACTCTTCTTAGCTTCAAGGTGACAGTTCAGAAAACAAGACTTCCCCTGCTGTAGGACTCCTCCTGGGCCCCTCTCATGCTCAGGGATGCTCCCCTGATTTCATCTTTGTCCGTATCTCCTTTGCAGAATGGCACCAGCTTCCATGTGTTCGACCAAGGCCGCTTTGCCAAGGAGGTGCTGCCCAAGTATTTCAAGCACAACAACATGGCCAGCTTTGTCCGGCAGCTGAACATGTGTaagtgcagctcccagggccCAGGACATGTGGGCCCCACAGATATGGGGGTGACAGAGACATGGGAGAGAATTGTACAGAGGAAAGTTTGGGGTCTCATGTATATGACTTGTGGCATTATTGATTTTGACAAAGAAGATCTGCCCCTCAGATCCCAGACTAGTGATCTCCTTGTGCTTACCTTAAATTCCAGCATGGAATTTCTGAGATTACATTTCAGGATGTGAGCTAAGAACTTTCATCTACCAGGTGTTCTGCCTCTCTTGCAATGATTTGATGAcctattattattaattttccattttattctgtATGGAGCTTTatccagctgccagctgggacaccttccccaGAATGTGCTGTTCTTGAACACTTCTCCCTGCAAACCTTGCCTTGCTGATCAGACATTTTTACCCCTTAAAGGAGGTTTAGGTGTGATTTTCAGCCACTTCTACATGACTGTTCTGATAGttcttggaattttttaattgagtAATTAAGTTCCTTAGTCAAGTTTTAACTTTGCTATTTCACTCTATAGTAGCGTTTTTGTAAATTTTAGGCCAGTTCTTAAATACAGCTTAGAAACCTTTTGAGAACTTCAAAGAATCATTCAAAGCAGATTTCCAAATGTGCACATCAccctttttttccaaatgtggtACCTGCTGATGGTCTGTGCCTTTGCAAAACCTTCTCCTGAATCCCTGTGGCTTGCAAATTGAGACAGGATTTCCCTAAGCTCCTGGCAGACCAACGTGCCCGTGGCAGAAACACTTTCATGGCATAGGCTGCAGCAGGGGTGGCCAGTGGGATGCACAAGGCTCTCTCTTGCCCTGGGTTTTGGTGGATATGGCCCAAAAGCATGTCCAGGTATGAGCACTGACAGCTCAGAAAGTGTGAAGGGTGATCAGAAATGTCCTCAAGAGTGATGAGGGTGGGAGGTGGAGGGAGTGCCCATCAGCCATGTCTTCTCTGTGCAGACGGCTTCAGGAAGGTGGTGAACATCGAACAGGGTGGGCTTGTCAAGCCTGAGCGGGATGACACTGAGTTCCAGcacctctgcttcctgcagggCCACGAGCACCTCCTGGAGCACATCAAGAGGAAGGTGAGAGGCACTCTGTGGGAGGGGGAACAGGCACCTGCCAGATCCTGCTCAGCATAACTCCAGCATCACCCTGGTCTTGTTCCTGTCCTCCCCACACACATGTGCACCTGGGCTGGGGGTTCTTGGTTTGTAGTGCTTGGCTTGCATCGGagttttatctgtttttctgctctgttgcTCTGTAACACAAGATGTTTGTGAAgtgctgcagggccaggcttGCTTCTCACCCCTCAGCCTTTGAATTGTTACTGCTTTCCTAGAGAAATATGGCATAAATCCTGCAGGGTCCTCAACAGACACCTCTTTTTCTTATACAAGGACAACCTACTctgccttctgttttctgactttTAACCTGTTATTAATACCCTCAAAGTGTTCTCTTACTGAATTAGCATAGCAACTTCTGATAAGGGACTTGAGCAAAAACCTTTTGGAAATCCAAGAGTAGTACATCAATTTGAAGCATTATGTCAGACACATCCCTGTATAACACAAGGCTTGATTGAGTATCTCTGTAGTCAAAGTAGAAAGATTAAATCTATCTAGATCAATTCCTCCCTGATActcaaaatacttttgttttccccccAAGCTGATTTGAAATAGGTCCCTACTCTGACAGGGAATGTACTTCTGCCAGGAGACCCTCTATGAATAGATTTCTCCTGCACTTTGCTCTATTTGGCTTTTGCAATAATACCCCCAGGATAGTTCAGACTCTTTGGCATGTGGTCCTGGTATTTCAGCTGGTGACAGTCCTGCACCTGAGCCACCACCTCTCTCTGTCCATGGCCCTTCTTGCACAGGTAAAAtctaccttttatttttttctcctcaggtGTCAGTAGTGAAAAGTGAGGAAACCAAGCTGCGCCAGGAGGACCTCAGCAGGTTGCTATACGAGGTACAGATACTGAGAAGTCAGCAGGAGAACATGGAGTGTCAAGTGCAGGACATGAAGCAGTGAGTTGAATCCTACTCAGGCTGCTTCTTACGGGCATTTGCTTCTCTGGAGTGGTGGATTGTGGGGAATGGTTGAAAGGAGGAACCTTGCACACTTCCCTCCCCAGGGAGCACGTGGAGCCAGGGACTGACCAGAGATCTGCTGAGACAACAACATGTAGGATTTCTATGCACACCTGATCTACAAAATATGAATTAATGCTCAGCCTTTCTGTCTCgtttgttttcccttcacagatgaggaaagcacagagaagGTCAGACAGGAAATATGTGCATAACCTGGGGACTTAGATCACTATTTCCTCCAGATGGAAATGGTGATAAAGATGTAACTCTCTTGCACATACAAAAGTACTTGGCAGAAATTTGCTAGAGTCCACTCCAGATATTAAGAAATTACCTTTCTGCCATCATTCACCTCCAGAATTTGTGACTGGACTAAAAAATATagtatattataatataatatagtatataaGAACTTCTGTATCAGTTATTCCATAGACTCATCTCCCTGAGACTGTGTCATCTGACATGGCCAGAATTGTTGGGTAAGAGCAAACCAAGCTGATGCAATGCTTCCTGCATGTGGTTGCCTGACCTCCAGCTGTCTGAGACTCTGGGATTTTCTGACTCAGACATGGTCACTAAAAGATTAGGAAGTGGATATGGTTATATAAACCATGTACTTGGAGAGGCTTTTATTTGCCTACAGAATTTTAATCTTTACAGAGagctttgtttaaaaagcatttgaatAAACAAATAGACCCAAACTCTTCTATAATGATAATTCATTAATGATATTCATACACCACCAGATGACACTGTCATTCTGGGCCTTAAGAGAACTCTGCATACTGGGAAACTTCACTCCAGCCCAGTACCTTACGTGCAATGGATACATATTTTTATCCTACATCATTTTTTAATGACTCCCACACTTAGCACATGCATGAGTTTGCACTGTGAAATCCAACTGCAACAGCAATGACTTTCTGGGCTTgcatttgatttaatttttagggAATTCCAATATTAATGATTTGGccttgattttaatttattctccCTTTTGATTTGCTTGTGTGCTCCCTCCATCtggaaaaattgcatttaattgaTGAAAATAATATGATTTTAATAAACTGAGACAGAGGAGAAATCCCAAGCTGAATCCCTGTTAAGAAATTTACACTGGTGAAGAACAATTAGGACATAACTCCAGTACAAGCTGTCAGACTAAGGAATGCTGCTTTGCTGGAAATCCTGTCAGTACCAGTACAGAAACTTCACTGCAGAGATTCTTGCTGTATAAGTTGTTCTACTGTGCTCTTCAGATCTCTGGACTTTACCTTCCCAGTTCTAGCATCCATCCACACTAGAAAGaccaaaaagcaaaaggatttaTCAGTTTCACCTGTATGATAGGTTTTGCTGGCCAGTTTAGGTACATCCATATATTCTAGAGATAAATTGCCTGGCAAAACCTTTTGCAGCATGGACTCTCCATCCCACCTAGTGGGGCTGACTGTTAGAGGAAGCCTGTAAGCTCACCTCTATGCTGCTTCatttacagacagaaaataaattttctttatacaAGCTGGATATAGGTCTGTGCTGGGTTAAATCAGTGGCTCCTCCTAGTTCAAGGCTCTGAGATGCAGGAGCATCCTTTTATCTGCTCCAGTCACTCCCAAACATGCATTTGAACCACCACTTGTATGAGTTTTAAGCAGGTAGAATACACAGGGTCTCTGTTCATAGGATCTTGTCTTTGGGAGCACTGGTGCAGTTGTGGAGAGGCTGGGCTTTCTTGGCTCCCATGGAAGTCTGGGTGATCTAAATAAGTCACAGTCACAAATCAGGCCTTGCTGAAATTCTGAGTTTGGCTCGAATGTTCCACAAAAACGTGTCCTCTTGTTACCTTTGCCTATAAATGTTGgcttttctttatctgtttttcCTCCAGTCTTTGATCTCTAGTTCTTTTGAggtcaaggaagaaaaaggaaagcaattgTGTGACCTTGTTTGGTCCCTGAAAAGATCCAAACACTGCAAGAGCCCAGAAGTGAGACAGACTTTGCACAGTTGAATCTCCTGTGCATCATGGCAGCACCATGGGCTGTTGATGTCTCTGTTCTCatggaaaatttctgtttcGTTTTCAGGCAAAATGAAGTTCTCTGGCGAGAAGTTGTTTCTCTCCGGCAGAACCACTCACAGCAACAGAAAGTCATCAACAAGGTAGTAGTCATATAAACTCCAAACTCACTTGTACTGCCTGGTCTATGTCCTCCTCTGATCTTTTGTCCCATAATCTCCACACTGTGATATTGCAATGTAATtatcttccctttcttttaagTTGTGTGATGCTTTTATGTGTCCTATGGAAACAGGTCATTAACAAAGCACAGACTGCACCCTTAAGCAAAagattttcatttccctgtcaGTCCTTTTTGTGATGTTAGAAACCACTTTTCTGTTGAAATCCTGAGCAAGAGAGCACAACTCTCACTAATTGCCCTGTGTTGGCTATGTTCTGTTTGTACCAATGCCTTTGGGTGTCCCAAATCTTCCTCTTCCATTTGTCCATGAGAGGAGCCCCACTCCTGCCAGCACCAGTGGAAAGCTGGAGGTGGCAGAATTGGCCACCCATTGCCCCACTGGGGGAATGTAACAGCAGCTATTACATTTTCTGGTGTTACTGCTATAGCTGAGGAATTAATGTACAACCTTTTAGGCTGCAGAACCATCTCCCTTAAAATCTAGCATGACCCATGTAGAAAAGGCTCTCCAGTGATTCCTGGATGGTGCTGACATGACTGAGCACGTCACATATCCCGGTCCCCATGTTCTGACCCTCACGTGGCATCACGGAGTCATAGGACTGGCCAGAAATGCACGAGGTTATCAAgccttcctccagctctgaggCTGGGCCAGCCACATGCTTCACAGAGCTTTTGTAGAGGCTTTTATGCAACTCTATTTTATTATATTGAGCAATGAGTAAGAGCCAGCTGTGatatataataataatgctCTCTTTGTTTGGAGGTCAAAGCAGAGCATTAAGTTCAAGCTGACCTGGGAATATGTTGCTAAGTGATTTCTCTCTAAAGCTACTCTGCTTCCCTTTTAATGTCCTGTTATATCAACACTGACATTTACAGAGCTGAAAAACTCAACTGAAAGAGCTCAGACCTCCATCCAGGCTCTCCATAGGGAGTTGACTCTTTCACTTGCAAAGTCTTTGTCAGACTTTACAGCACCCCTTCTAAATGTCTCTGAAAACTTTAATGCATCCAGGTCTAACTCCAGGCCTTGGAATGTTTGCATGTGGACTTCACAGGTCTGTTAGGACCAGCTGAAGTTCTTTGTGCACAAAGTGGAGAGAGAAAGTGCTGAGCACATGCATCCAGGAATCTTTGCACAAAGCAGGCACCTGTCTGTGTGCCTTGAAAGCCTGGCAGGCTGTTTGAGTTCTTGGACAGCTCATTTCTGTTTTGGGCTCCAATGTCTCATGCAATTTGGCTCCTACATTCTatggctgctcccagctttgGGGTGCTGTTGGGAGGGAGGAATGCGTGAGATAAGAATGGCTGTGAGAGCAGGGAGTGCTGAATCACTCTGCTGATGAACACTGGATTTTGATCTCTCCTGACAGCTGATTCAGTTTCTGTTTGGCCAGCTCCAATcaagccccagcagcactgggataAAGAGGAAGCTGTAAGTACCCGTGTGTGGTGCACACGCTCACGGGTGCATAATGCTGCCCCCTCACTAAAAGCACAAGCTCAGCTCACCCAGGCAGGCGGTCACCGGACCAGGGCTCCATGGTGATGGGAAATGAATGGGCTGAAGTGCAGAGTCAGACCTGCTGACAGGCTCCATTCACTGCCCTTTAGAGAAGCACCGTGTCAGCTCGTGACCTTCATTTGGGGAACACAGCGCGCAGTGGGACATGGGAGTGCTAACTAGGGGAAGGCTAAAGGGCAGGACCCCACTGCTGGTCCTACAGGTTCCAGTTTTCCACTTGTCATCTGTTGGTGCAGGGCTGGGCCCAAACAGCCCACAGACATCTTCAGTTTGACCCACAGTCACTGAGTGTGGTGTGTATCCACACTTGGTGGTGTTAACCTGCAGGCCTTACAAGGAGGAAGGTGGAGAAAAATTTTAGCTGAGGGGTATCTTTAGATAGGCTCTTCAAGGCAAGTGAATAGAGTTGAATTAGGAAGCTTAATGCCTTTCAGGAGAGCAGCTATGCCTTTCTTGCCTTGTGGTGCTTGTGAttaaaaggagggaaagagacTTCTGAATGGAATTTGCTGAGGACAGGGACCTGCCTCCAGTTCCTACCTTTATTACCTTGTGGGCTTTGACAACTTAGAAACTTCTCcatgctgcagagaaaggagcCAGACCTCCCATGAGTGACTCAAAGGAGTCAATTTTCATGAAGTCAGTGTTCTTGACTGACTCCTTCTATGAGGGTTGTAAAGGCAACACAGGATTGAATGCATGAGCCCATAATCTGTACAAGCCAGCAGGGTATGTGCATCTCTCCCTACCCTGTCAGCTGAGTCTCGTGGAAGAGTTAAACACTGCAAGTAGCAAAGAAAAGGACTCAAGGGGAGAATAGAAGCTGCTGAGTTGCTGAGGTTCATGACGGGAATTTTTCCTCCGATAGCGTGGGCAAGCAGAGAAATGAGATGCCAGATCTGACCTCTAGTTTTCATGGTCAGGGCTGTGTCCTCCCTGTAAAAGCTttgcagcaaaagaaatgtCTTAGACAActgtttttttgtaaaaaggcaaataattaGTGAGAAAGTGTGCTGAAAAGGACAGGAGAGCACAGAACTACTTGCACAGCAACTGTTTTGACCCCCTTATGGTGAGGGATCACACTTCACACAACCAACTGCAATTGCAAGGTAATTTGAGTTCCTGCTTCCTTGGAAACACAAAGGTCTGTCTTCCAGAAACTTCAGCTCTTGTGTGTATATCTGCATCCTTAGCGTTTTATCTttcatgattttgttttcctgcctctcttcTAAATGCAGCCTGGAGCTACttggtgcagagcagagtgcTGCCTGGGGGCTCTGGGTAGTTTGGGCAGGATGGGCAGGTCTgcatccttcccttctctgtgaTCTCCTCCAAAACAGTTTTTTGTCTTCCTTGCCTGTAACACCAGGCAAGAAAGACTCTTACAGCTAAGGAAAACCAGAGGACACAGGGGACAAGAGCTCTTGGCTGAGGGATGTTTTGTGTATGAGCAGCCAGGAGCCAGTCAGTACCTGCTGGAAGACAAAACTGTTTCTCTTCACAGGCCTCTGATGCTTGACAACGGGATCTCAGCTCCACCAGTGTCCAAGTTCAGCCGGCATTTGTCTGCAGAGCCCCTCCATGACCCCTATTTCATACAGTCGGTGGGTTCAGCCCAGCCTCTGAGCTCTGTGGGATGGCTTTGGCCAGGGGGGGAAATGTTTGAAACAATAACAGAGATTATGGAGTTAGTAATTTGGCAAGAGCTTGGCAGTCAAGAATAAATTATGTTTGCTAGCTGGGTGACATTTAAAACTTCTTCAGCTCCCCAGTTTCACAGATGCCTTCATGAGGGAGGCCATGAGCTTTGGTGGGGAAAGGCAGACCCTGCACACTGAACTCTCTATGTTGTTACCCCAGCCTGGTTCACCCcgagggaagagaggaagaagtgAGTTCtaaaagctggatttttatAGCCTCTGAGGTGTCCCCACCATCATCAGAGCAGACACCAAACACTTCTGTCATGCAGTTAAAATACATGAGCTGGCATGAGAGGCCCATACAGCCCTGTTGGATCTTTCCCTCCAAAAGAAGCTGAGCAGTCTAGGCAAAATGTCAGACATGGTGAAACCTCTTGGTTGCTGACACTTCACAGGGTTTATTTCACACCTCTTCCTCTGTGCTGTTGGAGGAAAAGTGAGAGGAAATTATAATGTTGCATAGTAGGTAAAAGCTTTCTTGGTTTCCATACAGGGAGGACAGTGAATAAACCCTAAGCATCTCAGATAGGGCCTTGGACTTGTTTTGAGGTCAGAATGATAAATCTATATgacttttgctttcctcttaGCCATCGACAGAGCCTGCCTCTTGCTTAAACAGCCCTGCAATCACTGGAGGACCCATCATATCTGATGTTACTGAAGCATCACCATCCAACATCATGAATATGCAATCCCCTCCTGAAAATGACAGGTAAACATGTTTGTGGTTAAAAATAAGGAGAATTGGGTATAAACATGCCTATGCAGCTCTTGAGTTTTTTTGTGGCTGTAATTCTACCAAAGTTTTTGTCTGATTCACAAATCTCTATAGAGATATAGGATGGAATACTTTCTTCCAGTTTGCAAAGTGGGTCACATTTTTAGAGGTGTATAATAACAACATAACTTTCAAAACAAAGTCCTGGGTTTCATGCTGAGAACTTCCACTCTGCTTTTTGAGAAATATTCCatgtttctttatattttgtCCTCAAGACAGGGACTGTCTCAGACTTAATCAAATAATGAGATACTAACACTTGCTGGGTTTgttgaaagagagaaaagagggtTTCCTTTGGCTTTAGCAAAGAAGAAACAATCAAATTTTACATCTAACAGCTAATGAGAACAGTAAGGTTGCATCACAACAACTTCCGATGTTTGacaaattttctgtgaaaaggcCCCAGTAACTTAAGAACTTAATGCAGAGTATTTTAATGCTTATCTCTTCCTGCCACAGACATGCAGTGTATTTAGGGCTGGTAGCAGAATAGCTAAAGCTATGTCAGTGGAAAGTAAGTAGACAGATGAATCATGGAAACAGTTTCTCAGGCTTAAAGGCAAGGCAGTTATACTCTAGAAATTGCTTGTAAATCTGTTGCATAATTGAAACCATAGCCGTAAAATTAACTAGAAGCATGTAAAGAgcttcagatttaaaaaaaaaacaaacctggaaGCCATTTCCAAGGCAGAAAATCTTTAATATAACCTTCAAGTTAAGTTGCTTATTTCTACTAATTACTGAGTGCCATCTGGTGGCTTCTGAtctgtgctgtgtctgcatGACTTTAGCATCTGAGCCAGCCATGGCCCCAGTCAGTTCAGGTGTGGTACCTCCTAAATCAACTGCACTTCTGGTGGGAATTTAGGCCCCACGAGATGAGAAGATGATCAGAAAGGAGTGTTGAGGAAAGCTCTGTAGTGTCACATACCTTCCCTGTTATCTCCATGCCTTTGTCACTTtggctccagctgtgcaggTTCACAAGGAGCTCTAAAGTCTCCTACAAGTAACGCAGGGTAGGCTTTTACACACAAAATGCTTCTAAACAAAACTTCATTGTCATTTGTCCACCTGGAAATAATGTGGTGTGCCTCTCCcattggaaaagagaaatctctGCCTTCAACCAAGTAAAACATCTGACTATGACTGTCAGATCTCAACAGCTTCTGTTCAAGTCCTGCAGGACTACAAGATCCTGACCTGTGTCATTGGCATCTCTAGAGTGCTTGCTGATCCAATCCTAATTCCTGCATGGGATGGTTTTACTGATCCCATTCCTATCTCTAGGGTggagacttttctttttcaggggAATCTCTCTAGCTCAGTGTCCCTTTAACCTGTCCATAACACTCACCCAAGAAATGATGAGTGcatagaaatgtattttctgtatttgcaaaACAATTGAATGGGGAAAATTCATTATAGCTGTGACTGATGAAGTGACTGCAGATACTCCAGCTGAGCATGTTTCTGGAGCTTGCTGAAAAGAAAGAGGCTGCTGGCTTCGTTTGCCCATCTGAGGAAACAGAAAGACCTTCTGGGGCAGTTTGATGGGCAGTGGAAGCAATGCCTTgtcctcctgcccttcccagcagcacgaggcctttgcagagcagctgtgtgtggTGCTCAGTCGTGTCTCTGATGCAGGGAGAAGTGCCTCATGCTGATCAAGGAGGAGCCAGTGAGCCCTGGAGTGAAAGCCAGCGCGGAGCCCGAGGTGCCCCTGCCCGGCTGCAGGGCCTGCTCCGAGCCCCCGGTGCTGCCGGTGGCCATGGTTCAGTCTGTCCTGGAGGGCAAGGGCAGCTGTGGTGCAGCCCCACCAGGGACATCCCAGCCACCcgagaggagaggcaggagggcaCTGCTGGACAGGTGAGGCGagccagggagagctgtggcCCTGCCTGCTCATGGCCCTCTCCTCCATtcccagggtggggagggagggtgaTTTGGAGTAGCCAagagcagcctggagagctCCATCCTGTACCTGTGGCACCTTCTGGAGGACGACTCCTGAGTCCCAGGGGACAGTTCACAGAGGGAGGGGGCATGTGGATCACTTGCTTGAAGGAGccagcagaggaagagctgtCAGAGGATGTGCAtcagagctgtgggagcaggaagAGGATTTTCGCATTGAGAGAGATTTGCCCAAGGTCCAAGTGAAAGCTGGAGCCCAGACTATCTGTATCTGCAGGCCTGCACTGGACTGTGCTACACCCCTGCCCAGGGGATTGGCACTGTGATGTGAGGCTCAGCCTCAGGGTGATTCCAGTGAGCCACttctggggctgtgctctgAGACTGAAACCCCAACAGAACAGCACCCATGTCACGGGGCAGTGTCCAGGAGGCctccctgcagaaggaaagcatGGTGCAGCTGGGTGGATGATGTGGAACTTAACTGCAGTTCATTCTTGGTAGCAACTGCAGCAATGTAAGGAGGACCATGAGGGAGAGGAACCCAAAACACCCAACAGGGTTATCAGAAAAGCTTCCATTTTCCTTTAAGTCCTTACAGAGAATAAAATTCCTCCTTCTGAACCCACTGGATGCTTAAAAACATATTACTAGAAGAAAAAGGATCCTTTTTTAATGACCTgattttaagagaaattttttATAGCTGTTTTGGGGTTTAATCACAGTAGGGCCTCACTGTTGCTCATTTATCTGAATGTCTCTAGTAAACCAGCCTGCAGGGTAAATGCCTGCAGCTAAAAGTCACTCCTTTAAAGAGCATTAGTTAACAGTAATTCCAGCATCTTGGGCCAATGAGAATGGCAACACAGCCTGTTCTGGCTCCAAGTGCATCTCTAAAAGGATTTATTCTAAGGACAGCTTTAATTTTCCAAGTGTTAAGGAGATGGGCACAGACTATCCATCCCCAAACCACGTGTCACCCAGGAGAGGAATTGTCTCATCTCCATCTGCCCAGTCCCCTGTGTGCTCAGCCGAGTTGTACTCTAGgattaaatcaaattttatgGCATAAACCCAGGCTGACAGTGGGTCCTTGGTTttcaaaatgagatttaaaCATAAACATCCTTTTGGAAGGCTGCTCAGTCCTGCTTTCTGTAGGTTTCTATGCAAGTTTCCTTTGTGGCAATATTTCCCCTTGTGTTTTCTCAGAACAGATATTTCAGAGCCGTTGGAGGGCACTGACTGGagcctggaggggctgcagctgctgctgaggagccagCAGTACAGCCTGGAGCCTGCCAGCCTCTTGGATG from Parus major isolate Abel chromosome 11, Parus_major1.1, whole genome shotgun sequence includes these protein-coding regions:
- the HSF4 gene encoding heat shock factor protein 4, which translates into the protein MQDSPSSLVMDGYSSNVPAFLTKLWTLVEDPETNHLICWSSNGTSFHVFDQGRFAKEVLPKYFKHNNMASFVRQLNMYGFRKVVNIEQGGLVKPERDDTEFQHLCFLQGHEHLLEHIKRKVSVVKSEETKLRQEDLSRLLYEVQILRSQQENMECQVQDMKQQNEVLWREVVSLRQNHSQQQKVINKLIQFLFGQLQSSPSSTGIKRKLPLMLDNGISAPPVSKFSRHLSAEPLHDPYFIQSPSTEPASCLNSPAITGGPIISDVTEASPSNIMNMQSPPENDREKCLMLIKEEPVSPGVKASAEPEVPLPGCRACSEPPVLPVAMVQSVLEGKGSCGAAPPGTSQPPERRGRRALLDRTDISEPLEGTDWSLEGLQLLLRSQQYSLEPASLLDVFNPNLSLSEWNLTEMEASLSPMQRLTVDLEKSATELSSKVFNPQFNTTCPGKDVVLESAQQFLLDRQTIFGNDLISLPENSSLYVPSENTAPYMSSVGVQGDIPLNLSSSMDNSQRFSFQETTPSQPSKHPQV